TGATGATTTGTAGTGAATAGGCAAAACACTACCCCTCATCCATTTTCCTGGTCAGCACAAATAGAGTTAGGTTATCAATGGGTAAATAATCGTACTGTTCCTACTTTACGCCGCCATCAAGGTCCCCTTCGAGTACAAAGACACCTTTATCCAGAAGGACCAGAAGTATGTCAGCATATTTTGCTCCATCCCCCTGGAGGAATTGCAGGAGGAGATACGCTAAGCATCTATGTCTCTGCGGGAAAAAATACTTCGGTACAAATCACTAATCCAGGAGCTACTAGATGGTACCGCTCTTATTATCCCTCCTATCAAAATACAAAATTATATATCGATGACAATGCGATTTTGGAATGGTTACCTCAAGAATCTATTTTTTTTTCAGGGTGTCGTGCTTATTTAGATACGGTTATTAAGTTAGGTGTAGATTCGAGACTTATTACTTGGGATATTTTTGCTTTAGGTCGTCCCGGTAGTAATGAACTCTTCACCCATGGGGAAGTTCATCAACGATTCCAAATACGATCACACTTGAATAATCAATTACTTTGGAGTGAGCGAATGAAATTTTTAGGAGGAAATATATTACTTCACTCTCCTGTAGGACTCTCAGGCTACCCTATTGCAGGTACCTTACTTGCAAATGGAGCAGTAAGTGCTAAACTCCTAGAGGCGTGCCGAAATTTGCCCATTGAAGGCTATGGAGGGATTACTCAATTTCCTACAGGGTTTATTGTAGCTCGTTTTTTAGGCCAAGAATCTGAAGCAGCACGTAACTGGTTTATTGCTTTATGGGAAATATTACGCCCAGTACTCATAGGGCGTTCAGTTTGTTTTCCTCGAATTTGGAATACTTAGATAAAGAATACCGATGGAGCTAAATGCACGAGAGAAAGATAAGTTACTTATTTTTACTGCGGGGTTAGTAGCTGAACGGCGGCACGCTCGTGGGCTGAAGCTAAATTACCCTGAGACAATCGCTTATATTTCTGCAGCTATATTGGAAAAAGCTCGTGATGGAGCAAGTGTTGCGGAGTTAATGCACTATGGAACCACATTACTTACCCGTGATGATGTAATGGAAGGTGTACCAGAGATGATTTCTGATGTGCAGGTAGAAGCGTTGTTTCCTGACGGTACTAAGCTAGTCACTGTACATCATCCCATTGTTTAATCAGTAGTTAGGATTTACATATCCATGATACCAGGAGAGATAAAAGTTGAAGCAGGGGAAATAGAGCTCAATGTAGGTTGTCGCACCTTAACTATTAAAGTGATTAACTCAGGAGATCGACCTATCCAAGTAGGCTCTCACTATCATTTTTATGAAGTCAACAGTGCACTGTCTTTTGACCGGGAACGAGCTCGAGGAATGAAACTAAATATTCCATCAGGTAATGCAGTGCGGTTTGAACCAGGACAAAGTCGTACCGTAGAGCTAGTGGAGTTTGTGGGGAGGCGTCATGTCTATGGTTTTAACGGTCAAATTATGGGACCATTATGAAAATATCCCGCCAAGCTTATGCCGATCTCTATGGACCAACGGTAGGGGATCGAGTACGACTTGCAGACACTCACTTATGGATTGAAATAGAAAAGGATTTTACCACCCATGGAGATGAGGTGGAGTTTGGAGGAGGTAAATCCATCCGAGATGGAATGGCACAGAGTCAGTTACCTGCTGCTGAAGTTATGGATACCGTTATTATCAATGTAGTAGTTTTAGATTATTGGGGGATTATAAAAGCAGATGTAGGGATTAAAGGTGGACGAATTGCAGGCATTGGTGCTTCAGGAAATCCAGATACTCAAGCCAATGTAGATCTCCCCATTGGGGCAGGAACAGAGGTTATTTCTGGAACGGGTATGATCCTAACCGCAGGTGGAATTGATACTCATATTCATTTTATTTCCCCCGATCAAATTTATGAAGCGCTTAACTCAGGACTAACTACCATGATTGGTGGCGGCACAGGCCCTGCAACGGGTACCCTTGCTACCACTTGTACCCCCGGACCTTGGCATATTAAGCGGATGCTCCAAGCAGCAGATGCGTTTCCTATGAATTTAGGCTTTACCGCTAAAGGTAATGTAAGCTTGCCTATTCCTATAGAAGAGCAAATCCGTGCAGGTGCTTTTGGACTTAAATTACACGAAGATTGGGGTAGCACTCCTGCTGCCATTGATAATTGTTTAAGTGTTGCTGATCGATTTGATGTACAAGTTGCAATTCATACTGATACTCTAAATGAGTCAGGTTTTCTTGAAACTACGCTAGGGGCTTTTAAAGATCGCACGATTCATACCTATCATACTGAAGGAGCAGGTGGCGGTCATGCTCCTGATATTATTAAAGCTTGTAGTCAACCTAATGTATTACCTGCTTCTACTAACCCAACGGTACCTTTTACAGTCAATACTCTAGATGAGCATCTAGATATGCTGATGGTTTGTCATCACTTAAACCCTGCTATTGCAGAAGATGTTGCTTTTGCAGAAAGTCGAATCCGCCAAGAGACAATTGCTGCAGAAGGTATTCTCCATGATATGGGAGCATTAAGTATGTACTCCTCTGATTCTCAAGCGATGGGCAGGGTGGGAGAAGTTATTTTACGTACCTGGCAAAATGCTTCCGTTATGAAGCATGAGCGAGGAGCATTACCAGAAGACAATGCTAGAAGTGATAACTTTCGGGCTAAAAGATATATTGCTAAATATACTATTAATCCAGCCATTACTTGGGGGGTTTCCCATGAAATTGGCTCTATCGAAAAAGGAAAATGGGCAGATTTAGTATTATGGAAGCCTGCTTTCTTTGGAGTAAAACCTAGCTTGATTATTAAAGGTGGAGTGATTGTTTCTGCTCCTATAGGAGACTCAAATGCATCAATTCCTACTCCACAGCCTGTACATTATCGACCTATGTTTGGTAGCTATGGCGGCAGTCGTACTGCTAGTAGCTTTACTTTTGTCTCTCAAGCAGCTTTAGAAGAGGATATTGGAATACGGTATGGGTTAAAAAAATCTTTAGTTGCAGTACGCCATACTCGTAATCTACGGAAAAAAGATATGATTCATAACAACGCTACCCCTCATATTGAAGTAGATCCTCAAAACTATCAAGTTCATGCCGATGGGCAACTGCTGTGGTATGAACCGGTAGATGTACTGCCTATGGCACAGCGTTATTTCTTATTTTAAAAAAATGCTTATGTTACTATTCGATCGACGGCTTTCTTCAGAAACACCAGCTACCCTAGAGATGGCATTTACCTTTGAAGAGCGAGAGCGAAGCCAATTACGCTTTCATTTATCAGATGGTCAAGAAGCAGCTTTTCAAATTGAACGAGGTACTACTCTTACTGTAGGAGATAAACTAGGTACTGCTGAAGGCCTAGTATTAGAAATACAGGCTAAACCTGAAGAACTTATGGAAGTACAAGCTCAAGACTCTCTTGATTTAATTAGATCAGCTTATCATCTAGGTAATCGTCATGTTCGGCTTCAAATTGACAAAGAGCGATTACGATTGCCTTTCGATTATGTACTTGAGGAAATGCTGGTTCAAATTGGGGTAAAAGTAACCAAAGTAATTGCTCCTTATCAGCCGGAATCAGGTGCTTACGGAGGAGGGCATCATCATAGCCATCGGGATCAAGGTGAATTTCACTATGAAGCTAAATTACATCACTTTCATGATCATTAATGAATAGGGCTTGGTCCCTATTGCGGTTAGCAAGTCCTCAGCTTCCTATTGGTGCTTATAGTTACTCTCAGGGCTTAGAAAGTGCCATTGAGCAAGGTATTGTCCATGATACTCAAAGTGCCAAGGTTTGGATTTCTGATCAGCTGGTATTAAATATCTCCTATTTTGAAGCACCATTATTATTTCGAATACTTACTGCTATTGCTAATCATAAATGGGAAGAATTAACTCAATGGGAAGCAGAATATAAAGCAAGTCGAGAAACTGCTGAACTCTATGGCGAATCTCAACAACTTGGTTTTTCTTTAACTCAGCTAATGAAACAATTACCTGAATTAAATAAAGAGCTAGATCAAAAAATTTTAAATGTTAAAGATCCTAGCTTTTTTTTTGCTTGGTCAGTTGCAGCGTACGCTTGGAGCTTATCCCCTGAAGATGGGCTTGCTGCTTGGTTATGGAGTTGGTTAGAAAATCAACTAATTGTACTTATGAAAACACTACCTCTAGGTCAGCAAGCTTCTCAAAACCTACTCTCTCAGTTATTACCAGTACTTGATCAAGCCTATCACCAAGCAATGACTTATACGGATGATGAGCTCGCAAATGGCACTTGGGGACTCGCTATTGCTTCAATGAATCATGAAATCCAATATAGCCGATTATTTCGCTCTTAGGAGAATTAAAAAGTGAGTAAACAACCACTACGAGTAGGGATTGGCGGTCCAGTTGGCTCTGGAAAGACTGCGCTCACCCTTGCTTTATGCCGTGCTTTACATGATCAATATAGCCTCGCTGTAGTAACTAATGATATTTATACTAAGGAAGATGCTCAATTCTTAGTCCATCATAATGCACTAAGCTCAGATCGAATCATGGGAGTAGAAACAGGAGGATGTCCTCACACAGCAATCCGTGAAGATGCCTCTGCAAATCTTGAGGCAGTTTCTCAGCTTAATCAGCGTTTTTCCGGTCTTGATCTTATTTTTGTGGAATCAGGAGGGGATAATTTAGCTGCCACGTTTAGCCCAGAGCTTTCTGATCTTACTATTTATGTGATTGATGTAGCTGCAGGGGAGAAAATTCCCCGTAAAGGAGGACCTGGAATTTGTAAATCTGATTTACTAGTTATCAATAAAATTGATCTTGCCCCTTTAGTAGGTGCCTCTTTAGAAGTGATGGATCGAGATGCTAAGAAAATGCGTGGAGAGCGACCTTTTATCTTTAGCAATTTAAAATCAGGACAGGGGTTAGCTGAAATTATTCAATTTATCGAACACCAAGGGTTATTAAAAATAAACTAGCTGTTCATCTTGGAGATTATAAAGATCTAGCCTATTTTAAAAGGGCTATATTAAACACCACTGTTACTCAGGTTAATAACCATACAGATATTGAATTAAACTACCAGCAACATAAAAAAAGTCGGATCATTATCGGTTTTTCTTTTCACTTTTAACTTACAAAAATCAGAAAATGGATCTTGTTTAACTTGCTCTTACCACAATCCCACCACCACCAGTGCTAATATTCCGATAACCATTCAATTTACCTCGGATCAAAATGCCTCACTTTCTTGGCAGGGATAAACCTTACCTATAGAGCGGCTTAATTTCAATTTAGGCACTGGGATGCAGATATTTAAAGGATAACTGGATTGCTTTAACTACGAATACTCAGTTTGGCTTAAATCAAGGAGGTTATATCACTTTAAGCCAAATTCAAGACAATACTATTACCGGTGAGATTACTGGAGATTCAAATCAAACAGTTAATTTGTATAGTAGTTTGACCGATAGTGAGATCCTAAGTGGTGGTGTTTCATTTAAAGGTTATCGCATTAGTCGATAAAGTTTATAGTGAGTTTAACCAGTCTTATAAGTCGCCCAGAAGTCATTGCAAAGATAAAAGTACTTCGGCCTAAAATGTCGCGAAAGATACCAGTATCATTTAAAGTAAATCCACGAAGTAAGCGGTATACGCTTATAGGTACCGCTTTTGATTATTTTTTACGTTTTGAGCTTCAAAGACAAGTGCCTACTTCAATCAATAGGCTATGGATTGCTGAATTAGCAGCCAATATGATATGTCGTGAACGAGAAAATGGGATGACAGTTAATTTAGATCTTTTGCAAGGCGTAGACGATCATCTCTATATCCCTCCTGAGGAAGTTAGCCAAATTGCTGGCAATACTGTTATTGAGGCTAAGGCCGCTGTTGCTAAGTACATATCTACTAGAGAACCAACTAGGGTTGATCAGGTAAATATAGCTAGTCACGCTATTCGCCTTGCTAACCTTGATTCGATATATCGTGCTTGGCAACTAAGCCCTCATTTTCAAGAAATTTACCAAGAAGATATAGAAGATTTGCTAGATCTTCTGTCTATTGTTCCATTTGATTTGCTAATAAAAAGCAAAACGATATTGCTTAATCCAGATTTTGGAAAAGTATCAACGCTAGTCGGAGGCGCAGATGTAGATCTTATTGCTGGTGATATGCTTGTAGATTTTAAAACAACCATTAGAGATACGATGCTAGCTAGTAGCCTTGATCAAATTCTCGGCTATTATTGGTTGGCTGATCGTTATCGTAGAGAAGATATGTTCTCTTTTCCCGAAATAAAGCAAATAGCATTATATTTTTGCCGCTACGGATTTCTTTGGGTTCAAGATATTGCTATATGGAAGAATCATCCTAAATTTACAGAAACTAGAGATTGGTTCTTTAAATATATCGACCCGAATATCGCTACTATGAATTGATTAAAAACTGCCAACAAAAAATCCTATCTTCTTTTTTAGCGACAGCTCTTTAATTTCTTCTCAATTTCTAGCTATTTTATTTAGCTAAGATCTTATTAGATTGTTAGCTATTACTAGCTATACCACTAAAGTAGAACATTATAGTAAGCTGCTTTTTCACTTTGATATGGATTTAAAGGTACTTTAACTAGTACATACATCTGCTTAGAGCTATAGCTTACCACCATCTCATGGTGCTTAGTTTTTGCCATTGTTCATCGTTACCTACTAGGCATTTTACTTACTAAAAATTAACAATCAAAGGCAACATTAGGGTAGTTAAATCCTAATGGGTTCAATTACCTATGAAAAAAAGGAAGCAACAGTAGAAATCTTATTTGCTGATGACGCTATCTCTTTAATCTATAAAGATTTACTAGTTATCATTTAGAACAAGTAAGTAATTATGCTATCCTTCTTTAAATAAACTATTCATGGCTTGGAAATCTCCTAGTCAAATACTGATGACTGCACTGTAAGACATAAAAATAAACTAGGGAGAATCTTTTATGAATATTAAACACCTGTTTAGTTTTCTAGGGTTATTGCTATTTTCTGGTACTATTTGGCCACACCCTGGACACGTTGATCACGAATCTATAGGATTTTTCCACGGGCTATTACATCCCTTTACCGGCTTTGATCATCTCATGGCGATGTTTGCCGTGGGTCTCTGGGCAGCACAACAGCAAGGAAAAACTCGATTGGCTATCCCAGTTACTTTTATATCCGTTATGCTATTGGGGGGGTTGCTTGGAATTTACTTTAATATTACTTTACCATTTGTTGAAAATGCCATTGCCGTATCTGTACTTGCTCTAGGATTATTTGTTGCTCTTACGATACAGCTACCTCTGTTTCTCTCCATAGGAATTACCGCGCTATTTGCCATTAATCATGGTTATGCCCATGGTATAGAAATTCCTACTTTAGATAATCCAACAGGATTTGCTTTTGGTTTTGTTCTAGCTACTGCCCTACTTCATAGTTTAGGCTATGGACTAGCCTATTTTATGCCTACCCGTTTTGCAGCACTTACTCGAATTTTAGGTGTATTTTCTGTAGGTGCTGGATTGTGGCTATTAACCACCTAATATAGCCCGTTTTTATCAATGTTTTTTAATGGCAGCAAATGCTGCCATCGTGCTTTATTATTCTTTTTTATCTCACTTTTTCTAGGTACTTCTGCTCCTGGATGGGCATTTTCTGGCTTAGACGGGTTTCATTATGAATATGATAAGTATCGAAATATCAGCATAGGCGGCGGAGTGAAAACCAGCTTTAAGGCTATAAATAATCTTCCTCAAAGTCAATGGTCTACCGATGCTACTATGAATAACTGGCGTATTTATGTCAATGGTCAACTTCATAAATATATCAAATTTGAATTTAATACAGAGTGTGCTAACTGCCAACAAAGCGCAGATATTCAGGTACTTGATGGTATTTTAAAATTTGATATTACTGATGCTTTTAACCTCTGGTTAGGACGCATGATTACCCCCTCTGATCGAGGTGAATTAGCTGGCCCTTTTTTTCAAGATATTTTTGAGTTTGAACGAATTGCATTTTATCCTTCTGATTTTTCTACTGAACATCGGATAGATGGAGAATTTGCTCGAGATGATGGGATGAATATTTGGGGATCTGGAGGTTCAGAAAATAGATTTACTTATATTTTTGGTCTATTTAAAGGTCTTCATCATATCGCCACTAGCCCTTTGGTGGGAGCACGAATAGGCTATAATTTTTGGAACGTAGAGCAGAATCCAGGAGATTATCTTAGCAGTACTTATTATGGTACCCAAGGAGATATTCTTACCATAGGTAGCTCTTTTCAATATCAAGCTCATGGAGCAGGTACAACGCAAAATCCCACAGATTTTTTAGGAATGGATGTAGATATTCTCTTGGAAAAAGTATTATCTAATCAAGGAGTTTTTACTTTTAACGGAGAATATAAATACTTTGCTCCGGGACTTACTCCTACTGCTCTAGCAGATCCTACCTGTTTTTGCATTTTTGAAGGTAATGCCTATACTGCCTCTGCCCTTTATCTTTTTTCAGAAAAAGTATTTATCGGCCAGTTTCAACCCTATGTACGTTGGACCGATAATATTCCTTTCAATAGCTCCAACCGAGATGAAATTGAAGCGGGAGTAAATTATGTGATTGATGGTCATGATGCTCGAGTTTCCCTTTTTTATGAATACGGAGATATTAATACTAAAGGAAGAGTTTGGACATCTGGCATTACTGGTCCTAAAGTGAGTGCTTTTGGGTTAGGATTTCAGTTCCAATTCCGCTAGCTAGCATACATATTATTTGTATGCAGCCTTTTCTTTTTTACATTAATTTTCATTAAATTTATTTAAATAAATCATGATTTTTTTCGCAAAAAATATACCAGTTTGGTTATTACTTGGAATTCTATTGTGGTGGAGTAATGGAAGTGCTGCTGAATCTTTATCAGATTCTTCTAAGAAAAAAGAAAATAAGATAGAAACTGAAACTGAGTTTGAAACTGAAATCAACACTAAGTCTTTAAAAAAAATAACAGTTACAGGGGGTCGGGGTGCTGATTTAACTGGGATTGCTAACACAGCTTCTCAAGGCCATGTGGATTACCACCAATTAGAGCAACGCCCCTTACTAAGACCTGGAGAACTATTAGAAGTTATTCCGGGGATGATGGTCACTCAGCATAGTGGGCCTGGAAAAGCTAATCAATATTTTCTTCGAGGTTTTAATTTGGATCATGGCACTGATTTTGCTGCAAGTATTGATGGTATCCCCTTAAACTTACCTTCTCATGCCCATGGTCAAGGTTATTTAGATCTAAATGGCATGATTCCAGAGTTAGTAGAAGATATTGAATTTAAAAAAGGGCCTTACTATGCAGAAGTAGGAGATTTTTCATCGGCAGGTAGTGCTGCATTTCGTACTTTTGATAGATTACCACAAGGGATTGCCTCTCTTACACTAGGCGAATTTGATTACTATCGTGCAGTATTAGCTAATTCTAGCACTGTAGGAGGTGGGGATTTTCTCTATGCAGGGGAATTTAAATTTCAAAATGGCCCTTGGGTTACCCCTAATGATGCTAGATTTTATAAAGGGCTATTTAAGTATACGATAGGAGATGATCAGCAAAAATTCTCAGTAAAAGCCCATGCTTATCATGCAAATTGGAATTCTACCGATCAAATCCCACTTCAAGCGGTAGAGGATGGGTTGATCTCTCGATATGGGAGTGTTGATCCCACCGATGGTGGCATCACCGATCGCTATACCTTAGGATTAAATTGGCTTCATGATGGGGATAGTACTACTACAGAAATTAATGCCTACGGTTATTATTATGATCTTAATTTATATTCTAACTTTACCTATTTTTTAGACGATCCTATTAATGGAGATCAGATTAATCAGAGGGGGCGACGTTGGGTTGCCGGTGCTAATGGAAAACATAGCTGGTTTTTAGATTGGAATGGACGAGAAGTTACTAATACGGTTGGCATGCAATTTCGTCATGATCATATTGGTGAAGTAGGCATTTTTCATACTCGTGCTCGTCAGCGACTAAATGCAGTTGCTGACGATCGAGTCTACCAAAGTAGTATAGGTTGGTATGGAGAGAATCTAGTTAAATGGACAAATAAAATTCGCTCAGTCATAGGACTTAGGGGTGATTTTTATAATTTCGATGTGACAGGTCTACTTAATCCAGAAAATTCTGGAGATGTGGCTACCTTTATGGCTAGTCCAAAGTTTAGTCTTATTTTTGGTCC
This genomic window from Candidatus Nitrosacidococcus tergens contains:
- a CDS encoding urease accessory protein UreD, translated to MNRQNTTPHPFSWSAQIELGYQWVNNRTVPTLRRHQGPLRVQRHLYPEGPEVCQHILLHPPGGIAGGDTLSIYVSAGKNTSVQITNPGATRWYRSYYPSYQNTKLYIDDNAILEWLPQESIFFSGCRAYLDTVIKLGVDSRLITWDIFALGRPGSNELFTHGEVHQRFQIRSHLNNQLLWSERMKFLGGNILLHSPVGLSGYPIAGTLLANGAVSAKLLEACRNLPIEGYGGITQFPTGFIVARFLGQESEAARNWFIALWEILRPVLIGRSVCFPRIWNT
- the ureA gene encoding urease subunit gamma, whose amino-acid sequence is MELNAREKDKLLIFTAGLVAERRHARGLKLNYPETIAYISAAILEKARDGASVAELMHYGTTLLTRDDVMEGVPEMISDVQVEALFPDGTKLVTVHHPIV
- a CDS encoding urease subunit beta; translation: MIPGEIKVEAGEIELNVGCRTLTIKVINSGDRPIQVGSHYHFYEVNSALSFDRERARGMKLNIPSGNAVRFEPGQSRTVELVEFVGRRHVYGFNGQIMGPL
- the ureC gene encoding urease subunit alpha; this encodes MKISRQAYADLYGPTVGDRVRLADTHLWIEIEKDFTTHGDEVEFGGGKSIRDGMAQSQLPAAEVMDTVIINVVVLDYWGIIKADVGIKGGRIAGIGASGNPDTQANVDLPIGAGTEVISGTGMILTAGGIDTHIHFISPDQIYEALNSGLTTMIGGGTGPATGTLATTCTPGPWHIKRMLQAADAFPMNLGFTAKGNVSLPIPIEEQIRAGAFGLKLHEDWGSTPAAIDNCLSVADRFDVQVAIHTDTLNESGFLETTLGAFKDRTIHTYHTEGAGGGHAPDIIKACSQPNVLPASTNPTVPFTVNTLDEHLDMLMVCHHLNPAIAEDVAFAESRIRQETIAAEGILHDMGALSMYSSDSQAMGRVGEVILRTWQNASVMKHERGALPEDNARSDNFRAKRYIAKYTINPAITWGVSHEIGSIEKGKWADLVLWKPAFFGVKPSLIIKGGVIVSAPIGDSNASIPTPQPVHYRPMFGSYGGSRTASSFTFVSQAALEEDIGIRYGLKKSLVAVRHTRNLRKKDMIHNNATPHIEVDPQNYQVHADGQLLWYEPVDVLPMAQRYFLF
- the ureE gene encoding urease accessory protein UreE — encoded protein: MLLFDRRLSSETPATLEMAFTFEERERSQLRFHLSDGQEAAFQIERGTTLTVGDKLGTAEGLVLEIQAKPEELMEVQAQDSLDLIRSAYHLGNRHVRLQIDKERLRLPFDYVLEEMLVQIGVKVTKVIAPYQPESGAYGGGHHHSHRDQGEFHYEAKLHHFHDH
- a CDS encoding urease accessory protein UreF translates to MNRAWSLLRLASPQLPIGAYSYSQGLESAIEQGIVHDTQSAKVWISDQLVLNISYFEAPLLFRILTAIANHKWEELTQWEAEYKASRETAELYGESQQLGFSLTQLMKQLPELNKELDQKILNVKDPSFFFAWSVAAYAWSLSPEDGLAAWLWSWLENQLIVLMKTLPLGQQASQNLLSQLLPVLDQAYHQAMTYTDDELANGTWGLAIASMNHEIQYSRLFRS
- the ureG gene encoding urease accessory protein UreG translates to MSKQPLRVGIGGPVGSGKTALTLALCRALHDQYSLAVVTNDIYTKEDAQFLVHHNALSSDRIMGVETGGCPHTAIREDASANLEAVSQLNQRFSGLDLIFVESGGDNLAATFSPELSDLTIYVIDVAAGEKIPRKGGPGICKSDLLVINKIDLAPLVGASLEVMDRDAKKMRGERPFIFSNLKSGQGLAEIIQFIEHQGLLKIN
- a CDS encoding HupE/UreJ family protein gives rise to the protein MNIKHLFSFLGLLLFSGTIWPHPGHVDHESIGFFHGLLHPFTGFDHLMAMFAVGLWAAQQQGKTRLAIPVTFISVMLLGGLLGIYFNITLPFVENAIAVSVLALGLFVALTIQLPLFLSIGITALFAINHGYAHGIEIPTLDNPTGFAFGFVLATALLHSLGYGLAYFMPTRFAALTRILGVFSVGAGLWLLTT
- a CDS encoding TonB-dependent receptor, which encodes MIFFAKNIPVWLLLGILLWWSNGSAAESLSDSSKKKENKIETETEFETEINTKSLKKITVTGGRGADLTGIANTASQGHVDYHQLEQRPLLRPGELLEVIPGMMVTQHSGPGKANQYFLRGFNLDHGTDFAASIDGIPLNLPSHAHGQGYLDLNGMIPELVEDIEFKKGPYYAEVGDFSSAGSAAFRTFDRLPQGIASLTLGEFDYYRAVLANSSTVGGGDFLYAGEFKFQNGPWVTPNDARFYKGLFKYTIGDDQQKFSVKAHAYHANWNSTDQIPLQAVEDGLISRYGSVDPTDGGITDRYTLGLNWLHDGDSTTTEINAYGYYYDLNLYSNFTYFLDDPINGDQINQRGRRWVAGANGKHSWFLDWNGREVTNTVGMQFRHDHIGEVGIFHTRARQRLNAVADDRVYQSSIGWYGENLVKWTNKIRSVIGLRGDFYNFDVTGLLNPENSGDVATFMASPKFSLIFGPWAKTEYFLNAGYDFHSNDAREIVEPSDPDTEEITPLARSKGAEVGVRSSWLPKLTTTVSLWYLNLDSELVFDGDEGTNEPSGESNRYGVEWSNYYRPLDWLTIDADFSFSKAQFINGDAVPNSMGRVISAGVTANWPTNPNIFGAIRLRHFGDSPLTELSSGNVFAKDTTLVNLKLGYKSERWGLSLDVLNLLNAQDWDIGYFYDYRLQGQAAVSGTVFHPVIPRAFRGNIYYRF